Genomic DNA from Nitrospira sp.:
CCGCCCCGTTGAGCGTGACATACCAGAACACCAGATAGCCGAACGAATGGAACAGCGGAAGGATGCCCAGGATGCGATCGTCTCGATCCAACGGCAGCACCTGCGACACCGCCTGGACGTTAGCATCGATGCTGAAATGGGTCAGCATGACGCCTTTCGGTTCTCCGGTGCTGCCGCTGCTGAAGATGATCGTGGCGAGATCATCCATCGTGACCCGCTTGGTCTGCCCGCAGGCCGATTCGATGAGCCTGACCGGGGCGAGCAACGCAAGGAGTGCGGCAACGGCTTTGTGTCGCGGGCCAATGGTGGCGCCGATGTCTTCCAGCCAAATGACGATCGGCCCCTCAGGCAGGTCAATCTTGGCTTTCTCGATGAAGGTGCGGCTCGTGACAATGGTGCGCAGTTGGGCCTGCCGCACAGCGGATTCAAGCCCCGCCTTCCCTACGGTATAGTTGAGGTTGACGCAGGTCCTGCCGGCCAGTGCGGCGGCGACAGTGGTAAGCGCGCCGGCGACGGTCGGCGGCAAGAGCAATCCGACGTACGATTGGTCCATCCAGTGCGTGCGAAGTGCGCGTGCCAGGGCGATGGCGCCGATCAAGGCTTGGAGGGAGGACACGTGGGGCTTGTTCATGTCGGCCATGGCTAGTCGGAAGGGATGGCGGCGCATGGCATGGACGAACGCCGCGTGCAAGGGACGTCTGGTGGACTTTCGTAGTTGCCAGGCCTCTTCGCCAAGCTCACGTACCAGCCGGCGGAGTTCGTGTGCCGGCGTATCGGCGCTCACGGGATTGCCGAACGAGACGGTGACCGGATAGGGGAGGCGCTCCGGCCATTTGGTGACGAACCGCCCTCCGACAAAACTGAAAATGCTGCCCCACACGCGATCCAGGTGCACCGGCACGACCGGCACCTCACGCCCCTTCACAATCCGCTCGAAACCGCGGCGGAACGGTAAGAGATTCCCGGTGCGAGTGATCTGGCCTTCCGGAAAAATACAAACGAGATCGCCGGCATCGAGCGCGTGGCCCGCATCCCGAAGGGCGCGAAGGATCACGCGGGGACCGCCTTCGGAAGAAATCGGAATGACCCGCAAGGCCTTCATAAACGGTTTGAAGAGCGGATGATTGACGTATTGGGCATCGACGACGAAGCGAATGGGGCGATCCAGGCTGGCGATGAGCAGAAAACCGTCGATAAAAGAAATGTGGTTGGGCACGAGCAACGCGCCACCGGTGACGGGGACCTGCGACTGCCCGACGATGCGGAGCCGATAAATGGTGTGCGTCAGCAGGACGAGAACCAGTCGCAGGAAGGTGTCGGGCATGAGCCACATCGCCCAGGCGGTGCCGATCGTGGTGCCGAGCGCCGTTGCCAGGAAAATCCCGGCCGTCGAGAGGCCTGCGTTGGCTAACAGGCCACCGCTCAGTGAGCCCAGGAGAATACCGGTGAAGACGCAGATATTTTCCAGGGCGATGACCGACCCTCGGCGGTCGTGCGGCGCGCGCCATTGCACCAGCGCATTGATCGGAATGAAGATCAACGCGCTCGCGATGCCCAGGGCCATCATCAGCGCCAGGGTGCCGGGAAAGTCAGGAGTGGCCCACCCGAGCGCCAACAGGAACATCGCAACACCGGCTGCGCCCAGTGGCACCAGTCCGTATTCCACGCGAGAGCGGGAGAGTCGACTGACGACCAAGGCGCCCAGTCCGATGCCCACAGAGGTCAGGGCGGAAGGGACGGTCGCCAACGCGTCCGAGAGGCCCAGCACGGCCTTGGCATAGACCAGCACGTTTTGGACGACGAGGCTGGCGACGGTCCAGAAAAACACCGCGCCGATAATGGCCAGCCGTAAGAGCCGATCCGCCTGTAACGCAGAAATGGCACCCCGCAAGGTGTCGAACAGGCCGCCTGCCGCACGCGCGGCCGGAACAGGCGGAACCGTCCATGCCGCGATGAATCCGGTCAGGGCAAGCAGGGTCAAGGAGAAGGGAGCGAGCCACGTCTGGTTACCGGCGCCGGCCAACAGGAATCCTCCTGCCGTGGTGCCGGTCAAAATCGCGAGGAAAGTAAACAATTCCAGCAGGCTATTGCCGCGCGCAAGTTGGTCGTGTGGGAGCAATTCGGGAAGAATCCCATACTTGGCCGGACTGAAAATCGCGCTATGGACCCCCATGCAGGCCAGCACGGCCAGCGCCCAGGCCCCTCCGCCAGGATGGGACACGAGGGCCCAGGTCGCCGCGGCCATGAGCAGGACTTCCACGGCCTTCATCGTGATGATGACGGTGCGCTTACTGATCCGATCGGCAAACAATCCGGAGACGAAGGACGTCAGGACCAGCGGCAGGGTGAAGACCACCATGGCTAAGGTCGTCTGCGTTTGGGACGCCGTTTCCACGTCTTGCCCGGGCGAGAGGGCGGCAGTGGCCGACCGGATTCCCAGAAGGGCAACCATGAATTTCCAGGCGTTGT
This window encodes:
- a CDS encoding MFS transporter encodes the protein MRGLLVAQFCGAFNDNAWKFMVALLGIRSATAALSPGQDVETASQTQTTLAMVVFTLPLVLTSFVSGLFADRISKRTVIITMKAVEVLLMAAATWALVSHPGGGAWALAVLACMGVHSAIFSPAKYGILPELLPHDQLARGNSLLELFTFLAILTGTTAGGFLLAGAGNQTWLAPFSLTLLALTGFIAAWTVPPVPAARAAGGLFDTLRGAISALQADRLLRLAIIGAVFFWTVASLVVQNVLVYAKAVLGLSDALATVPSALTSVGIGLGALVVSRLSRSRVEYGLVPLGAAGVAMFLLALGWATPDFPGTLALMMALGIASALIFIPINALVQWRAPHDRRGSVIALENICVFTGILLGSLSGGLLANAGLSTAGIFLATALGTTIGTAWAMWLMPDTFLRLVLVLLTHTIYRLRIVGQSQVPVTGGALLVPNHISFIDGFLLIASLDRPIRFVVDAQYVNHPLFKPFMKALRVIPISSEGGPRVILRALRDAGHALDAGDLVCIFPEGQITRTGNLLPFRRGFERIVKGREVPVVPVHLDRVWGSIFSFVGGRFVTKWPERLPYPVTVSFGNPVSADTPAHELRRLVRELGEEAWQLRKSTRRPLHAAFVHAMRRHPFRLAMADMNKPHVSSLQALIGAIALARALRTHWMDQSYVGLLLPPTVAGALTTVAAALAGRTCVNLNYTVGKAGLESAVRQAQLRTIVTSRTFIEKAKIDLPEGPIVIWLEDIGATIGPRHKAVAALLALLAPVRLIESACGQTKRVTMDDLATIIFSSGSTGEPKGVMLTHFSIDANVQAVSQVLPLDRDDRILGILPLFHSFGYLVFWYVTLNGAATVFHPSPLDVTAIGELCAKHRLTFLVCTPTFLQLYQRRCTPEQFSTLRVVLTGAEKLPLRLCQSFQDRFGIGPIEGYGVTECAPVIAVNCPDFRAAGFFQPASRRGTVGQPLPGVSVRIVDPDSFALLPPGTAGMLLVKGPNVMNGYLGREDLTAQAIHDGWYITGDIATLDDDGFLTITDRLSRFSKIGGEMVPHRRVEEALQLASGEEIQVCAVTGVPDERKGEQLAVLHTLAEEKIPHILAKAAAAGLPNLFLPSHSHCLKVESLPILGTGKLDLRALKRIAMERLGKRQT